From a region of the Salvelinus sp. IW2-2015 unplaced genomic scaffold, ASM291031v2 Un_scaffold1144, whole genome shotgun sequence genome:
- the LOC112069906 gene encoding uncharacterized protein → MQAVPQYAATFKGGTTVQPPYTPPLQPPYTPPLQPPPAPQLPWSWQSGQSFESHLRPLLEPTSPAPPTPYSLPTPPVTAPRHPPYSLPTTPRYSPRHPTLTASLHPRYSPLHTTLTAPLHPPLQPLTHLQPPTTTLQPTPTLTAPRHPTLTASIHPLQPPHPTLTAPRHPTLTAPKHPTLNSPPTPHPYSPKHSTYSPPTPHPYSPPTPHPYSPQNPTLTAPYTPPLQPPNTPPLQPPLHPTLTAPYPTLTAPNNPPSAPDTHPYSLRHPTLTLPNTPPL, encoded by the exons ATGCAAGCTGTGCcccagtacgctgcaacttttaaaggaggaaccactgtacagcCCCCCTACACCCCACCCTTACAGCCCCCCTACACCCCTCCCTTACAGCCCCCCCCAGCTCCCCAGCTGCCCTGGTCCTGGCAG aGTGGACAGAGTTTCGAAAGCCATTTGAGGCCCCTGTTGGAGCCAACATCCCCAGCACCCCCCACCCCTTACAGCCTCCCTACACCCCCCGTTACAGCCCCCCGACACCCACCCTACAGCCTCCCTACAACCCCCCGTTACAGCCCCCGACACCCCACCCTTACAGCCTCCCTACACCCCCGTTACAGCCCCCTACACACCACCCTTACAGCCCCCCTACACCCACCCTTACAGCCCCTAACCCACCTACAGCCCCCCACAACCACCTTACAGCCCACACCCACCCTTACAGCCCCCCGACACCCCACCCTTACAGCCTCCATACACCCCCTACAGCCCCCACACCCCACCCTTACAGCCCCCCGACACCCCACACTTACAGCCCCCAAACACCCCACCCTTAACAGCCCCCCGACACCCCACCCTTACAGCCCCAAACACTCCACTTACAGCCCCCCAACACCCCACCCTTACAGCCCCCCAACACCCCACCCTTACAGCCCCCAAAATCCCACCCTTACAGCCCCCTACACTCCACCCTTACAGCCCCCCAACACCCCGCCCTTACAGCCCCCCCTACACCCCACCCTTACAGCCCCCTACCCCACCCTTACAGCCCCCAACAACCCACCCTCAGCCCCCGACACCCACCCTTACAGCCTCCGACACCCCACCCTTACACTCCCCAACACCCCACCACTCTAG